One region of Marivirga arenosa genomic DNA includes:
- a CDS encoding HTTM domain-containing protein, translated as MTVTNWSLKYRPNQLKHIAPLATFRVAFGVMMLASIIRFWANGWIAKQYIEPDFYFPYYGFEWIKSLGDPGMYILFALMGISAIGIAFGAFYRFSASLFFLSFTYVELIDKTNYLNHYYFVSIVAFLLILVPANQAYSFDAWRKKQQSFYVPSWTIDVIIIQLCIVYFFAGLAKLQSDWLIEALPLKIWLPSRVDTPLIGWLFDYKFTAYVFSWFGAFYDLTIPFFLLWKRTRVIAYLTVIAFHFMTAALFQIGMFPYIMVLSTLIFFSEDFHKRLWNRFFQNIQVPEIQSSKSYKLGILKYFLIIFFGIQLLLPFRYTLYPGNLFWTEQGYRFSWRVMLMEKVGYSEFTVEIPDLNKSFKVMPQQYLTAVQEKMMNTQPDMILQFSHFLRDIYQEEFNASAKVFVESYAAVNGKGSRPFIDPNINLASIKRGYQHKNWVLPYNQ; from the coding sequence ATGACGGTGACTAACTGGTCATTAAAATATCGTCCTAATCAATTGAAACATATTGCGCCACTAGCTACATTCCGTGTAGCTTTTGGTGTTATGATGCTAGCTTCTATTATTAGATTTTGGGCTAATGGTTGGATAGCTAAACAATATATAGAGCCAGACTTTTATTTCCCTTATTATGGCTTTGAATGGATAAAGTCTTTAGGTGATCCGGGAATGTACATCTTGTTTGCATTAATGGGTATCTCTGCTATCGGAATTGCATTTGGAGCTTTTTACCGATTTAGTGCATCCTTATTTTTCCTGTCTTTCACCTATGTAGAGCTAATTGATAAAACGAATTATCTTAATCATTACTATTTTGTAAGCATAGTTGCCTTTTTACTCATTTTGGTACCAGCAAATCAAGCCTATTCTTTTGATGCCTGGAGAAAAAAACAGCAGAGTTTCTATGTTCCATCCTGGACTATTGATGTCATCATTATACAATTATGCATTGTTTATTTTTTTGCTGGGCTAGCAAAATTGCAATCAGATTGGTTGATTGAAGCCTTACCCTTAAAAATCTGGCTACCTTCTAGAGTAGATACTCCATTAATTGGTTGGTTGTTTGATTACAAATTCACAGCATATGTTTTTAGCTGGTTTGGTGCCTTTTACGATTTAACTATACCGTTTTTCTTACTTTGGAAGCGCACTAGAGTAATAGCTTATTTAACGGTTATTGCTTTCCACTTTATGACTGCAGCCTTATTCCAAATCGGAATGTTTCCATATATAATGGTATTAAGTACCTTGATTTTCTTTTCTGAAGACTTTCACAAAAGATTATGGAATAGGTTTTTTCAAAACATTCAGGTTCCAGAAATACAATCTAGTAAAAGTTACAAACTTGGTATATTGAAATATTTCTTAATTATTTTTTTCGGAATACAGCTTCTTTTACCATTTCGCTACACACTTTACCCAGGTAATCTTTTTTGGACAGAGCAAGGCTATAGATTTTCGTGGAGAGTTATGCTAATGGAGAAGGTAGGATACTCAGAATTTACAGTAGAAATTCCAGACCTGAACAAATCATTTAAAGTGATGCCTCAGCAATATTTAACAGCTGTGCAGGAAAAAATGATGAACACCCAGCCAGACATGATCTTACAATTTTCTCACTTTTTAAGAGATATATATCAAGAAGAATTTAATGCTTCTGCAAAAGTTTTTGTGGAAAGCTATGCCGCAGTGAATGGTAAAGGTAGTCGCCCCTTTATCGATCCAAATATAAATTTAGCGAGCATAAAAAGAGGTTATCAACATAAAAATTGGGTACTACCATACAATCAATGA
- a CDS encoding imelysin family protein yields MRHIKYLFFIFLLTLFTACDDNTGSEKVDFDREAFLVNMADNVIKPSILNFASEVEGISVASSSFATNPSLESLNELRSEFKEAWLAYQHLAFVHVGPVSSVNLRDRVNIFPTNTELIEQNINNQDYIIGSASNVAAKGFPAIDYLLFGTGASQEEVLSYFGDPDLGESRLKYLSDVIADIQTASNIVSEGWDPYRETFISNIGTDVGSGTSLLVNEYNFQFDIRLKNAKIGFPSGGNPRTGGIVSPQSVEAYFSGWSGDLAKESVKSSIEVFKGQAFNSTTDGLGMDDYLDALNAIDRNENPLSTSIINESQAALDLMESINAPYSELAANEGSNLVEVYNQLQIVIPLIKVDMTSALSVSITFQDNDGD; encoded by the coding sequence ATGAGACACATTAAATATTTATTCTTCATATTTTTGTTAACCTTATTCACCGCCTGTGATGATAACACAGGTAGTGAAAAGGTTGATTTTGATAGAGAAGCATTTTTAGTCAATATGGCTGATAATGTAATCAAGCCGTCAATTTTAAATTTTGCATCAGAAGTTGAAGGAATTTCTGTGGCTAGCAGTTCATTTGCTACTAACCCATCTTTAGAAAGCCTTAACGAATTAAGATCAGAATTTAAAGAAGCTTGGTTAGCGTATCAACACTTAGCTTTTGTACATGTAGGCCCTGTTTCAAGTGTTAACTTAAGGGATAGAGTTAATATTTTTCCCACCAACACGGAATTGATTGAACAGAATATCAATAATCAAGACTATATAATTGGTTCTGCATCAAATGTAGCAGCTAAAGGATTTCCTGCTATTGATTATTTATTATTTGGAACTGGAGCTAGTCAGGAAGAAGTTTTATCTTATTTTGGAGATCCAGATTTAGGAGAAAGCAGACTGAAATACTTATCGGATGTTATAGCGGATATTCAAACTGCTTCGAATATTGTATCAGAAGGCTGGGATCCTTACCGAGAGACATTTATTAGTAACATTGGAACGGATGTAGGAAGTGGAACTAGTTTGCTAGTAAATGAATATAATTTTCAGTTCGATATTCGACTTAAGAATGCTAAAATTGGTTTTCCCTCTGGTGGTAATCCTAGAACTGGCGGTATAGTAAGTCCCCAAAGCGTTGAAGCTTATTTTTCTGGCTGGTCAGGTGATTTAGCTAAAGAGTCAGTAAAGTCTTCAATTGAAGTGTTCAAAGGACAAGCTTTTAATTCTACAACTGATGGCTTAGGAATGGATGATTACCTAGATGCCCTTAATGCAATTGATAGAAATGAAAATCCTTTAAGTACTTCGATTATTAATGAGTCGCAAGCTGCATTAGATTTAATGGAGTCCATAAATGCTCCTTACAGCGAACTAGCAGCTAATGAAGGAAGTAATTTGGTTGAGGTTTATAATCAATTGCAAATAGTGATTCCACTTATAAAAGTTGATATGACCTCAGCATTATCAGTTTCCATTACTTTCCAGGATAATGACGGTGACTAA